In Bacteroidota bacterium, a single window of DNA contains:
- a CDS encoding helix-hairpin-helix domain-containing protein — MEKLRRNNHALLFCLIILPVVSFAQTEDDFERDVETWVNKEENAIDFQDLYEQTTQFQNKKLNLNKATYEDLSRFSFLSSSQIFAILNHRMRFGDLLSIYELQVIEELDEPTIIKMIPYVMVNDNPYVFFNSKPRLERSFRHELVLLYAERLERAGGYFASNDSSNTPFAGSPQRIVMRYKGEYNQKIRFGFVSEKDAGEDFFTGSNPQGFDFNSVYITYKNDRGIVRNIVLGDFQATFGQGLTFGSGLFFGKSSQITNIKCNQNGFRPNRSLNENDFLRGGGITIGYGTVELSSFIARNRMDGTLSDSDTSESFIFSSFASTGLHRTQTEITKKNSVGRTMLGGNLNWKLQRLSVGYTSVFVAYDYPFVPQNVLYNQFRFSGGSNFNQGVNYSYLASNWVLFGEVSSSAFLQGISYLQGGLLSLGKKLDFAFLHRDIAKDYTFVYSSAFTESSTISNEKGTYMGFVWRPSYKWTVNLYHDIFAHEWLKYRVDAPSDGSDFMSEIQFSERKKFIVYARFQLRHKSINTSVFGSNLNVLAHTRKCQVRFNAQYFLSPELTLKARAEWVQFEKQLNIGAPEHGSLAYIDITKQFSKIKTRISCRYSMFNTDSYDSRIYTFESDVMYSYSIPAYQHSGSMVYLLIKSRLYKGIDLWIRYSRTIYSNINTIGSGVDKIEGNKLTDLKIQLSVKF; from the coding sequence TTGGAAAAACTACGGAGAAATAATCATGCATTGTTATTTTGTCTTATCATACTGCCTGTAGTTTCATTTGCACAGACAGAAGATGATTTTGAACGTGATGTAGAGACTTGGGTAAACAAGGAGGAAAATGCAATTGATTTTCAGGATTTGTATGAACAGACTACACAATTCCAAAACAAAAAATTAAACTTAAACAAAGCCACTTATGAAGATTTGAGTCGTTTTTCGTTTCTATCGTCTTCACAAATCTTTGCTATTCTTAATCACCGTATGAGATTTGGAGATTTGTTATCAATTTATGAACTGCAAGTGATTGAAGAATTGGATGAACCCACAATTATCAAAATGATTCCTTATGTGATGGTTAACGATAACCCTTATGTTTTTTTCAATAGCAAACCTAGATTAGAACGCTCATTTCGTCATGAACTTGTTTTACTTTATGCTGAGCGATTGGAAAGGGCAGGAGGTTATTTTGCATCTAATGATTCGTCCAATACACCTTTTGCGGGGAGCCCACAGAGGATAGTTATGCGATATAAAGGTGAATATAATCAGAAGATACGATTTGGATTTGTAAGTGAAAAGGATGCAGGCGAAGATTTTTTTACCGGAAGTAACCCTCAAGGCTTTGACTTTAACTCTGTTTATATTACTTATAAGAATGATAGGGGAATTGTAAGAAATATTGTGTTAGGTGACTTCCAAGCTACTTTTGGACAGGGGCTGACTTTTGGTTCTGGTTTGTTTTTTGGCAAGTCTTCTCAGATAACCAATATCAAATGCAATCAGAATGGATTTAGACCTAATCGTTCACTCAATGAGAATGATTTTCTGAGAGGTGGCGGGATAACAATAGGTTATGGTACGGTTGAACTGTCAAGTTTTATTGCGCGCAACAGAATGGATGGTACGTTGTCTGATTCAGATACATCTGAGAGTTTTATTTTTTCCTCGTTTGCCTCTACCGGATTGCACAGAACACAAACAGAAATCACTAAAAAAAATTCTGTCGGCAGAACTATGTTGGGAGGTAATTTGAATTGGAAATTGCAAAGGCTATCTGTCGGCTATACCTCAGTCTTTGTGGCTTATGACTATCCTTTTGTCCCTCAAAACGTATTATATAACCAATTCCGATTTAGTGGCGGAAGCAATTTTAACCAAGGTGTGAACTATTCTTATTTGGCAAGCAATTGGGTGCTTTTTGGTGAAGTTTCATCTTCTGCATTCTTACAAGGAATATCCTATTTGCAGGGGGGATTACTCAGTTTGGGCAAAAAGCTTGACTTTGCATTTTTACATAGAGATATTGCAAAAGATTACACCTTTGTTTATTCTAGCGCGTTTACGGAATCCTCTACTATCTCTAATGAAAAAGGTACTTATATGGGTTTTGTTTGGCGACCCTCCTATAAATGGACGGTCAATTTGTATCATGATATTTTTGCTCATGAATGGTTGAAATACAGAGTGGATGCTCCCTCTGATGGTTCGGATTTTATGTCTGAAATACAATTTTCAGAGAGGAAGAAATTCATTGTTTATGCCCGATTTCAACTTAGACATAAGTCAATAAATACCAGTGTTTTTGGTTCTAATTTGAATGTTTTAGCACATACCCGAAAATGTCAGGTACGATTCAATGCTCAATATTTTCTTTCTCCTGAATTAACACTAAAAGCAAGAGCAGAATGGGTACAGTTTGAAAAGCAATTGAATATTGGTGCACCGGAGCATGGAAGTCTTGCATATATTGATATCACAAAACAATTTTCAAAAATCAAAACGCGTATAAGTTGTAGATACTCAATGTTCAATACGGATAGTTACGATTCCAGAATTTATACTTTTGAAAGCGATGTAATGTATTCTTACTCCATTCCTGCATATCAACATTCAGGGTCAATGGTATATTTATTAATTAAGTCACGGCTCTATAAAGGCATTGACCTTTGGATTAGATACTCAAGAACCATATACTCTAATATTAATACGATTGGAAGTGGAGTAGATAAGATAGAGGGTAATAAATTGACTGATTTAAAGATTCAACTGAGTGTGAAGTTCTAA